The Anas platyrhynchos isolate ZD024472 breed Pekin duck chromosome 6, IASCAAS_PekinDuck_T2T, whole genome shotgun sequence sequence AGGCACACCTCCAGggccggggcagccccagcagggacaTTACTGCCAGGACCTCCTTCACCACCACCTCAGGCGTGCTTTAAAACGAAGACAGCGGCCGAGCCAGGCTCAGAGGAGGCGAGGGCGCAGctccctcccctcagccgcccGGCTCCCTCACGGAGTGTGCGCCACCACCCTCAGCCTTCCCGCCTATGCCGCGCAGATGGCGTAAAGTACGCAAAGATCCCCACGCCGGCAGCGTGGGCAGCCGCCGCCCTgcgggcaggaggagcagcagcagcgggaggcggcccggccccgcccggccccaCCACATGGCgggcggccccgccccgccccgcgcccccctgTGCCTGTGACCGCGCCGCTCGCCGCCTCAGCCGCTCCGCGATGCCGCTCTTCAGCGTGCCCAAGGAGGTGGCCGTGGGGACGGCCATGCTGGGGGTCGCCTTCGCCACGGGGCTGCTGGCAGGTAAGCGGCGACCCCGCCGCCAGCCGCGGGCAGGACGTGGCCGCGCCCCAGCGGCTGCCGGGGAGCAGGGCGCCTTCAGGGCGGGCTGGGGCGGGTGTTGTTTTGTTGATCTGTCGGGGAAAAGGAGCCGCGGACGCCAAAGCCGGGATCAGGTTTGTATGTGAGCCTTCGGGGTTACGCCTGCAGACGCAGCTTCCAGCGCTGCCCCCGGACCCGAACCCGGCAGCGAGCTGCGCTGGgacccggggctgggggcgagccCCCTGCCTCAAGGGCACCCGCCGCTGGCATCGGCACTGCGAGGCCCCGGGGTAAGGacaggcaggggcagcagcgCTGCTGCACAGCCGCCCTGGGCAGCCTCAGGCCTCCTGCAGCCGTGAGTGGGGGTGCAGTTCAGTGCCCTGCAAGGATACAGCACGCAAACCTTCACTTCAGCTAGGGAACATCACGGCACCCCAGCCTTTCACTTGTAGTTTCAGCAGGCTTCCGCTATACACTTcagaggtagaaaaaaaaaaatatatatatacatatatatatatagtccaCTGAGCAGTCCAGCTACTTTGTATCATCATTATTCACtggctctttcagagcaaagaGCCCTCTTCGTAGTACTAAAATGTACTTTAAGCACTTTAtaacttatttttatgtattttatttatttaagcagCCCGTAATTGAGAATTGCAAAGTTTCATCAGCAGAGCTTAAAGTTGTCCCTTATTTTTTGCAGGTAAAAAATACCCATCCTTAGTTTTTGGGATACCCAGGTCACCCAGAAGTGTTATTGGAAAGAGCAGTCCTCTGTGGCAGTACATACTGGATCACTCTGTGAGGGAACACCCAATTCTAAAGAAGCTGCGACTGGTCAGTACTTTATCTCCCACCCTACATTTTCTGTTCAGTTACTGTTCCACTAGGCCCTTTTGGCATCATCCATGTCTGGTCCCAAATTGCTAGACTCCTGATTATATTGCTTATGTTCCTTATACTCTTTTATATTGCTTATATTCCTTCCTCCATCTTACTTGCACATACAAATTTATAGGTACACAGAATTAATAAGCCCTTAGGAAGCACTACAGGCAGCCTCAAAAGTATAGCTTTCTGTTCCTCACAGAGATACCCAACAACCCAACCTCTTAAGATTGGTCTTTTAGTTTTATAATCCCAGACATTGCAGCAGAGACCAAAATCCTGCTTCCTGATAAAGAAAGACCCTTACTCCACCTAAGTAAAAAGTTGCCTTAAAtcctcttccttccctgctctTTGTACTTTCTGGGATTTTCAATCCTTAGAAATCAttctatatacatatttatactgGTGCAGAAGAAATCCTGGTCATATCTGTTTACCTTGGATACACTTCCTACACAAAAGAAGCAAATGCAAAGATGTCCAGTGTTTTAAATTCTAAAACATATGCAAGAGAAATGGTTTTGAGATGGTAGCACccagagttttcagtgttcAGGGCTCCCCAATGAGTATTTAATGGTATTGGCATACACATTAAGCACATCTTGTATCTTAGAAGAGTGACGTCTTTAAACTTGCTGTATTGTTGGAGCTCAGAACAGCCCTCCTGGCTCAGGACTGGCTCTTAGCAAATGAGACAAACTACTCCTGTATAAAAGCAATTAAATGTTAAACAGTGGAGCTGTTCGGTTAGATTGGGCCCCAGTAGAGAACAGGAAAGGGGAGGGCTGTCCTCTTCATTGAACTGCAGTGGCATAGTCCTGCTTCCCCTGCTGCTCTTCGTCAGTGCCTGAGGCCCTCACACCCTGCCACCTCTAGCTAGGTGCTATGTAGCCAGAACCAGGGGGTCTGACCTTTGGCAGAAGACTTTGACctgagagtttaaaaaaaacaaacaaacaacacaataCCACGTGCTACATGTCATGGAGGTATAAGGGCATAAATACAAAGGCtgtcattaagaaaaaacacatctgtTTATGCAAATGTACAGAAATAAAGGACTTTCACAATCAAGATTCCTTTAAGGTTCTTCATCCATTACAACTTTACTGCTGAGTTTGGTACAGACACGGGGTAAATTTGGATCACACCATTGCTTTGCATGATTAGCAACTGTTTATGACTTCACCCCTTGCCACTTCAGTTACTgttaaattcaaaacaaatttctgtCTCATACATGGAGCACACAGCCATCTAGAATAAGAAAGCTAAGAGCATCTCTGTTTTTCCTGGGGTTTCTCTGCCTTAGGACATAATTTTGGAAGCTttggcttttgttgttgtttttagtattgttgttattgtttcatTGTGTTATTTCCTCTCTTCAGATCACTGCAGAACATCCCTGGGGTAGAATGATGGTGTCCTGTGACCAGGCTCAGCTTATGGCAAATTTGGTCAAACTCATTAAAGCGAAGAAAGTTATAGAAATAGGTAAGATCATCACTTTATCTTCTCTGTAGATAAATAAATCTCCTGTCTGTGCTTCTCCAAATCCAGCCATGTTTGTGTAAGATAGGATTTCCCAGTATAGTAAAGCACTGCATCTCTGTCTCAGTAATCAGTTGGGTAAACTAGTGTGATAGTATCAATAATTTTAGCATCAGCAGGGATGTCTCATCAACTCAGAAGCAACCTGAAAAATTAGGACCAATAGATCACTTGGGTCTGTAAAATTGACCAGCAATTGCCAGGCAGGGTGTATTCCTTCCTTTCTGTATAGGTTTCTTGTCCAAAGGAATTAGTTTGCTGCACAGGCCCTGAATCCAATCCACTTTCTTTGACATGCCTATGTGAGGAGGATGTCCCAAAGCCAGACTGATGCTGAGCAGCCAGGAATGGGTTCCCATCATCTTTATCTTTGGCCCCTCTTATGATGCCCTGGTATTTTGCTCCTGGACAGATTCAGTCCTTTTAGCTCAGGATTTAGCTCTGCTTTTAAGTGATTGTTTTCCTGAGGTGCAGGACCAGACCCTGCCCTCTGTGTCCTGGagaattttaggaaaaaaaaatacacacacagatAACTTGAATCTTTGTTACAAGATTGattaaagaggaggaaaaaaaatatcttcacaaCCCCTGTAACATCGGAATGAAATAGAAAGCCTTTTGAGTCCATTAACAAGTTGTCATCTTTGACCCTTCTGGGttcctgtttgttttatttttattctaatttttattattattggttTTATTATCATTCTAGAAGGGACCTCCCTAGTTCACTATTTATCAGTTTTTCAAAACACAGTAATTATTCATGACTTCTACAATTTCCCTAGGTGTTTTAACAGGATATAATACCTTGAATATGGCACTTGTCCTGCCAGATAATGGAAGAGTTGTTGCCTGTGACATAAATGAGGACTATGCCAAAATTGGAAAACCACTGTGGAAGGAGGTAAGGAGCATCTTCTCAGTTAGGTGGTTGGGACAGCTGCATTTGCTTGTTACTATTGCTCGATAATTTTGGTATCTTAGACCTGCACATTCACATACAAGCATTCCTATCATTAGGGCAGGAGTTGCAACAGCTTAATTTGAGAAGACAAATAATTGATGACTGGATCCTAGAAACaacggtaaaaaaaaaaaaaaatctgttggcTAGTCACTCATTGAATGCAAACTGCAAACAGGTTACTTATTGACGACTTGGATCACTTCTATGCTCTTTTTCCACTCTAGGCAGGAGTAGACCATAAGATTGACCTACGGATAAAGCCAGCTATTCAAACACTTGGTAAgtaacttaaaatatatttttttctcccttagaAGCCAAAAGATGAATATAATGCTGATGAAATCCAGGAAATACACTGTCAGATCTGATCCCCTGGGTAATAGTGAAACAAATTTTCTTATCTAAAGAGATCTTAAAAGTAAATTTATAAGCACAGAGCTTTAAAAGTTCAGTTTTCTTATGTGCTAACAGAAAGGTGAAAATGCTCGTCCTGTGGAGTGGGCTGTGCTGGTCACTCACCTGT is a genomic window containing:
- the COMTD1 gene encoding catechol O-methyltransferase domain-containing protein 1, with product MPLFSVPKEVAVGTAMLGVAFATGLLAGKKYPSLVFGIPRSPRSVIGKSSPLWQYILDHSVREHPILKKLRLITAEHPWGRMMVSCDQAQLMANLVKLIKAKKVIEIGVLTGYNTLNMALVLPDNGRVVACDINEDYAKIGKPLWKEAGVDHKIDLRIKPAIQTLDELLAGGEAETFDFAFIDADKESYNEYYEKCLRLIKKGGIIAIDNVLWSGKVLKPRKDDLTAQSMHRLNEKLFRDARVNISMLPMGDGLTLAFKL